A stretch of the Desulfobacter sp. genome encodes the following:
- a CDS encoding DUF3488 domain-containing transglutaminase family protein, protein MKNLTPKTRAISMNPEKKETLPILFALVVAIVPHVPDLPVWINLWCLTMWGYILVRFKTGWPLPPAWIRHCLTFSAVAGLLIFFRFRIGADAFVGLMALMAAIKPFEMPTHRHRMITLLLTYFMIITSLFRSDALFTMIYMLFSVFVTTLSLVKINWPESSIKQSRNLAGSILARALAVLLFMVFPRLPDSLFGFQDPSKGKSGFSDRLEPGHISSLKKGYKTDSAPAEPQKTDPVTKMQRQILLNGKSLNPRTRQLARNLGKTTDNPRDTATKILAYFKKNKFVYSLTPPLLGDHPIDSFIFDTQKGYCGHYASATAFMLNEAGIPARVVGGYLGGEFNPYGNYLIVRQSYAHAWVEYFDKDWIRRDPTGAVAPQRLFTNPDGSLVRPGSGASALNLLSRIRFAMDAANLEWESWFTGYSYFKQKAWLTTLGLVRGNQATGLVLILLTLSVAGIVFSVLAWQFSRSHPPLDPIKHTMNQFYKKLSKIGLVPPPGQGPKTFSDLCIKKRPDLCLEIQLIMDLYSGLRYTKECDDASLEKFQSQVKRFRPKTKETL, encoded by the coding sequence ATGAAAAACCTAACCCCCAAAACCCGGGCAATTTCCATGAACCCAGAAAAAAAGGAGACCCTGCCCATCCTTTTTGCCCTGGTGGTCGCTATTGTTCCCCATGTGCCCGACCTTCCCGTCTGGATCAATCTCTGGTGCCTGACCATGTGGGGATATATACTGGTCCGGTTCAAAACCGGGTGGCCCCTTCCTCCGGCCTGGATCCGTCATTGTCTGACCTTCTCGGCAGTTGCAGGGCTTTTAATCTTTTTTAGGTTCAGGATCGGAGCAGACGCTTTTGTGGGGCTGATGGCTCTGATGGCCGCCATAAAACCCTTTGAAATGCCGACCCACCGCCACAGGATGATTACCCTGCTGTTAACCTATTTTATGATTATCACCTCCCTGTTCCGGTCCGATGCTTTGTTCACCATGATTTATATGCTGTTCAGTGTCTTTGTCACCACCCTATCCCTGGTAAAGATCAATTGGCCAGAATCCAGCATTAAACAGAGCCGAAATCTTGCAGGCTCTATCCTGGCCAGGGCCCTGGCCGTTCTGCTGTTCATGGTTTTCCCCAGGCTGCCGGACAGTCTTTTCGGGTTCCAGGACCCGTCCAAGGGAAAATCCGGGTTTTCAGACCGGCTGGAACCTGGGCACATTTCCAGCCTGAAAAAAGGGTATAAAACAGATTCAGCACCTGCTGAACCCCAAAAAACTGATCCTGTCACGAAGATGCAAAGACAAATCCTTTTAAACGGCAAATCCCTAAACCCCAGAACCCGTCAGCTGGCCCGAAACCTGGGTAAAACAACGGACAATCCAAGGGATACGGCCACTAAAATTCTTGCCTATTTTAAAAAGAACAAGTTTGTCTACTCCCTGACACCGCCCCTTTTAGGCGACCACCCCATTGACAGCTTTATCTTTGACACCCAAAAAGGATATTGCGGTCATTATGCGTCAGCCACAGCCTTTATGCTCAATGAGGCAGGCATTCCAGCCCGGGTCGTGGGCGGGTATCTGGGCGGAGAATTTAACCCCTACGGCAACTATCTCATTGTTCGGCAGTCCTATGCCCATGCCTGGGTGGAATATTTTGACAAGGACTGGATACGGAGGGATCCCACGGGCGCGGTGGCCCCCCAGCGGTTGTTTACCAACCCGGACGGCTCCCTTGTCCGTCCAGGATCAGGCGCTTCAGCCCTGAACCTTTTGTCCAGGATCCGATTTGCCATGGATGCCGCCAACCTTGAATGGGAATCCTGGTTTACCGGATACTCCTATTTTAAACAAAAAGCCTGGCTCACAACCCTGGGTTTAGTCCGGGGCAACCAGGCCACAGGACTTGTTCTGATCTTGTTGACCCTATCTGTTGCAGGGATTGTTTTCTCTGTTCTGGCATGGCAGTTTTCCAGGTCCCACCCCCCTTTGGACCCGATCAAACACACCATGAATCAATTTTATAAAAAGCTGTCCAAAATCGGGCTGGTGCCACCCCCCGGCCAGGGACCCAAAACATTCTCAGATCTTTGTATCAAAAAAAGACCGGATCTTTGTCTGGAAATTCAATTGATCATGGATTTATACTCAGGTCTTCGGTATACAAAAGAATGTGATGACGCAAGCCTGGAAAAGTTCCAGTCCCAAGTCAAACGATTCAGGCCTAAAACAAAGGAAACCCTGTGA
- a CDS encoding DUF58 domain-containing protein, with amino-acid sequence MIIDKKDLSLCPTQHGSLFFAILLAMLLGSINYNNNAGFTLVFLLGTMVVISLFHSYQNLLGLKFFVPHVQPVFMGRFMIFPIRVKAGANQGRSLFLTPPSQVALPFSQEDKTSPWFDLKIKSRKRGYLVPKNLVLSSVYPFGLFRLSAKLSLDTKGLVYPAPEHKKIARGQAGDTRDGQKPSTFQGPDDFQGLKPYVPGNPLGRISWKTFSRGRGMFVKDFTSPTGQDILFDLSLIRQGDIESKLSLICGAILDAEKTNQRYGLKIGKTFSKMPKNGNAHLHSCLEALALYDPDQVLP; translated from the coding sequence ATGATTATCGACAAAAAAGACCTCTCATTGTGCCCGACCCAGCATGGCAGTCTTTTTTTTGCTATCCTTTTGGCCATGCTCCTTGGATCCATCAATTACAACAACAATGCAGGATTCACCCTGGTCTTTCTTCTCGGCACCATGGTTGTAATCTCATTGTTTCATTCCTATCAAAACCTGCTCGGCCTTAAATTTTTTGTGCCCCATGTTCAGCCGGTATTCATGGGCCGTTTTATGATTTTTCCCATCAGGGTCAAAGCCGGAGCCAACCAGGGCCGGTCCCTTTTCCTCACCCCCCCGAGCCAAGTCGCTCTGCCCTTTTCACAAGAAGATAAGACCAGCCCCTGGTTTGATCTTAAAATCAAATCCCGAAAAAGGGGATATCTTGTTCCCAAAAACCTGGTCCTGAGTTCTGTCTATCCCTTTGGCCTGTTCAGGCTTTCGGCAAAGCTCTCCTTGGACACCAAAGGACTTGTATATCCGGCACCTGAACATAAAAAAATTGCCCGGGGCCAGGCCGGCGATACCCGGGACGGCCAAAAACCAAGTACATTCCAAGGACCTGACGATTTTCAAGGGCTCAAACCCTATGTCCCTGGAAATCCCCTGGGCCGAATTTCCTGGAAAACCTTTTCAAGGGGCCGGGGAATGTTCGTCAAGGATTTCACCTCCCCGACCGGCCAGGATATTTTATTTGATCTGAGTCTGATCCGGCAAGGGGATATTGAATCAAAACTCTCCCTGATCTGCGGGGCAATTCTTGATGCTGAAAAAACAAACCAACGGTATGGGCTTAAAATTGGCAAAACCTTTTCCAAAATGCCTAAAAATGGAAACGCCCATCTTCATTCATGCCTTGAGGCCCTTGCCCTGTATGACCCTGACCAGGTCCTGCCATGA